A genomic region of Cyprinus carpio isolate SPL01 chromosome B11, ASM1834038v1, whole genome shotgun sequence contains the following coding sequences:
- the LOC109088034 gene encoding death-inducer obliterator 1-like isoform X4: MEESVSSELAQAPEPEPSQDPVDTSSQEPTSVLGEVKDQKDQGDVSEDKVEDPDKSAKPSREFKKTWGFRRTTIAKREIPGEMAAETPEGKGAPVRRSGRQAKRTDKLEEFLVTVKRGRGTGRRSCPSRLEGGDPPSQTPTDAETASEASFDGNADAKIEEQKVASPEKKKRGRGRIRRAVKPKAGSVSDDGSSENEEKATGEVTTETPENVETAGSAGDGKDVEAKEEQVKDVVMKDEEGEEDCDENKEQTSNESVNRRPTRAVREDPKRDAKPKVGVKLRNEKKEEDDNDDDDEESSSSESDSDGYDPNALYCICRQKHNKRFMICCDRCEEWFHGDCVGISEARGRLMERNGEDYVCPNCYTQKGQFSKTGSSTAAAENGKRPVAGLRKSESGLATPSSTVAATTEEKVSDDLGIKGRIEKATNPSGKKKIKIFQPQVSAVEGSSLPKCIGPGCERDALPDSVYCGNDCILKHAAAAMKTITTDGKDSKQKEKGRPKAQKKTTNKTPNKSRSGMERRSSNQGDKEESESGTEEDDDDDEDDKHAEEHPPPPAMSSWSSDHNYIAVTPEKTSPISASVLNKTSAAQKDKEKEDNEEVKPEKEMVSADKKPPASNVAPKGGKKSPGSKGTKAAAPTTSPLPKSKTSAATLSSGRELRKQPIPIQAKPKKPGPPIPPIPVLSPLGPPGSRHHPSGALRVGKSTFTIPKKQPQAGQKDSIEPGPSPKSRTPSSPVSSTQHSAPKPTQPTAPAASSQPPPNNQMRSNIRRSLTDILYKRVSDGDDLSMSESEVGRLAVSIEKEMFNLYMNTDNKYKNKYRSLMFNLKDPKNKGLFYRVVGGEISPFRLVRLSPEELLSKEMSDWRKSEISESLDVSGRSQSGQSKSGSRQEGALTDVDMEEAPPPMSDGDVCMPATSQSSHLASAADSQEDTWPTSAPQASVSTGKGSSMPDIFSSMLKDTTAEHRAHLFDLNCKICTGQKLADDEPPSKKNKMSVPKKPEQSFKPKSEPRPSKSPADLPQVSSLSGLETPMSDSTSVVEDPSSVFPVVHASVPAVVPAVSSVTITRRDPRTAGHRSSVPQIVPDAVVPANIPISVEPVVVEAKGPLPMPPPAPVSIPRPVIPKPSSYGSGTASVSQPPPEGETALFLSGQEMMWKGFINMHSVAKFVTKAYLVSGSFEHIKEDLPDTIHIGGRISPHTVWDYVGKLKTSLSKELSLIRFHPATEEEEVAYVSLFSYFSSRKRFGVVANSNKRIKDLYLIPLSSKDPLPAKLLPFDGPGLEPARPNLLLGLLICQKDKKRPGAPLENEEKRSKTLRDDETGLPKPSTTSKSEIKQDKVLRSSLEAIRTTPPGTPPPLSASESSSSVSTVFSILSSVKAPGVSTTTGSNSPSSNVSAASTGSSTPLQTILKTLFGKKKQDSDVSLSPSDQSAVDVSVPSVSLLDPIVQQFAITKGREVQVQDDRPYDPEEEYDPAVGYSTENTHDTTKVTAAVKQAEVNSVVEDVAYDPEDDSLFDDVDPSAKKLTEHQKVLEEKQTDEQRHEDPVHQQIPETLISQPVTSLLANSQLLQLGKRVEELVVKSSAAPIINQRRDPRQSRDPRQAAACRRQTSDSTEGEEESPLTTGKLSPQQSTVTETSPTQACTVADSQTAQLDTTEDTSVAEPSATTDMPLLQVTATLDSVQPAIQQPETSKSEEAGESEEESKTEEVPFLDTKSTEVSIPLLGEKIDPELVESYMEKELEEEPKTKDEPIESEIKSFEEVWPNSASILKADKVSSIGQAVLKADQVLSIGKPIETTATTYYNISTISTSSTSLHSGVPPDGIQDNSSYMDSHSSHIQHIPTTNPANIPPPMSFPPPIGPPPVLGPPPIQGPPMTVPPPMHLPPPMSGPLPIQIPPIQGPPPHLGDSDHSQYQPPGSYTPFQNQWGSSSQFDAAPRGPPPPNFTPRGLPLFQPMGQRGPPPQIFDNSMNSMPPQHIGPRGPPAGPLPPGPPPSFDAQRFNGPPPPFNFSAPRGPPLPFPGPPPNHFDNRAPPPSHFPGQRGPPPLHNIGDHGPPSNMSRGPGDQFEDGGNSYHQGLEKPQIPSQGPPFRGPPPNHFDGRRGPPGPSGDMSGQRFPPPNQFRGSPQHRGSFEESRGTSPQDFERHRGPSVQQFGGPRGLPPGHYDKEPVSQPARFNYNDDNPGDVRDVRPVRGPLLPTPPEGPIPIQGRIGGHSPDTHRDDHWRRHSPEMRRRSCSSRDSSEPHNRSSRFDGGLRDRDASSRLSEERQRDLSEDRRRDRDREGGHGGRSWGWNREHEYDRGRERDRERDRERDRSRERDRGRGRSKEREREHSRERDRSRGRESDRYRDGDGDKRSDRDRDRDRGRERDQDRKDHDRDRAKNRDRERDRDRDRDNRDRRRERSRSRERERGKDRDRRDRDRERDKDRGKEKERDRRDRSRSKEKKDDKKERSDSSRAKSTESENPS; this comes from the exons ATGGAGGAGAGTGTGAGCTCTGAGCTGGCTCAAGCCCCTGAGCCTGAGCCCAGCCAGGATCCTGTGGATACCAGCTCACAAG AACCAACATCGGTCTTAGGAGAAGTCAAAGATCAAAAAGACCAAGGTGATGTTAGTGAAGACAAAGTAGAGGACCCTGACAAATCTGCAAAACCCTCACGTGAGTTTAAGAAGACTTGGGGCTTTCGTCGGACCACCATTGCTAAAAGGGAAATCCCTGGAGAAATGGCAGCGGAGACCCCAGAGGGCAAGGGTGCTCCAGTGCGTCGCAGCGGCCGACAGGCGAAACGCACAGACAAACTGGAAGAGTTTCTGGTCACTGTGAAGCGAGGAAGAGGAACGGGCAGGAGAAGTTGTCCCTCACGACTTGAGGGAGGAGATCCTCCATCCCAGACCCCAACCGATGCTGAAACGGCCTCCGAAGCCAGCTTTGATGGAAATGCAGATGCTAAAATAGAGGAACAGAAAGTGGCCTcaccagagaaaaagaaaaggggtCGAGGAAGGATAAGGAGGGCAGTGAAGCCTAAAGCTGGCTCGGTGAGTGACGATGGCAGCTCTGAAAACGAAGAAAAGGCCACCGGTGAGGTAACGACAGAGACGCCAGAAAATGTTGAGACTGCGGGTAGTGCTGGAGATGGAAAGGATGTGGAAGCAAAAGAAGAACAAGTGAAGGATGTGGTGATGAAAGACGAGGAAGGTGAGGAGGACTGTGATGAGAACAAAGAGCAGACCTCAAACGAGTCCGTAAATAGACGTCCTACCAGAGCAGTCCGTGAAGACCCCAAAAGAGACGCTAAACCCAAAGTAGGAGTGAAGCTCCGCAACGAGAAGAAAGAAGAGGAcgacaatgatgatgatgatgaagagtcTTCGTCCAGTGAATCTGACAGTGATGGTTATGACCCTAATGCACTTTACTGCATCTGCAGgcagaaacacaacaaaag GTTTATGATCTGCTGTGATCGCTGTGAGGAGTGGTTTCATGGCGACTGCGTTGGCATCTCTGAGGCACGTGGCCGACTGATGGAGAGAAATGGAGAGGATTATGTCTGTCCAAACTGCTACACACAGAAGGGACAGTTTTCCAAGACTGGTTCTTCCACAGCAGCTGCAGAGAATGGCAAACGGCCTGTAGCTGGCCTTCGTAAAAGTGAGAGCGGTCTTGCTACACCATCTAGCACTGTTGCAGCCACCACAGAGGAGAAAGTTTCTGATGACCTGGGCATCAAGGGCAGGATCGAGAAGGCTACCAATCCTAGtgggaaaaagaaaataaagattttccAGCCG CAGGTGTCTGCAGTTGAGGGATCTTCCCTCCCAAAGTGCATTGGCCCTGGCTGTGAGAGAGATGCGCTCCCTGACTCCGTCTACTGTGGGAACGACTGCATACTCAAACATGCTGCTGCCGCCATGAAGACCATCACCACAGATGGAAAAGACTCCAAACAGAAAGAGAAGGGCAGGCCCAAAGCACAGAAAAAGACCACAAATAAAACCCCAAATAAG AGCAGGTCAGGCATGGAAAGGAGGTCATCTAACCAAGGGGATAAAGAGGAGTCAGAGTCTGGGACTGAGGaagacgatgatgatgatgaagacgaCAAGCATGCAGAGGAGCATCCACCGCCACCAGCCATGTCATCCTGGTCCAGTGACCATAATTACATTGCAGTAACGCCTGAAAAGACTTCACCCATATCAGCATCTGTTTTAAACAAAACGT CAGCTGCccaaaaagataaagaaaaggaGGACAATGAAGAAGTCAAGCCAGAGAAGGAAATGGTTTCCGCTGACAAGAAACCACCTGCTTCAAATGTTGCTCCCAAAGGTGGGAAGAAGTCTCCTGGCTCCAAGGGGACAAAGGCAGCTGCTCCCACAACCTCGCCTCTTCCCAAAAGCAAAACAAGTGCAGCAACTTTGAGCAGTGGAAGAGAGTTAAGAAAACAGCCTATACCCATACAAGCCAAACCAAAAAAGCCAGGACCTCCCATACCACCAATTCCGGTTTTATCACCTTTAGGCCCCCCGGGATCTCGCCACCATCCGTCTGGAGCTCTCCGTGTGGGCAAGAGCACCTTTACTATTCCAAAAAAGCAGCCACAGGCGGGGCAAAAGGACTCTATAGAGCCTGGTCCGTCTCCAAAGTCTAGAACCCCATCGTCACCAGTGTCATCCACCCAGCACTCCGCACCTAAACCAACCCAACCCACTGCACCTGCTGCTTCTTCACAGCCACCACCCAACAACCAGATGAGATCCAACATCAGACGGTCACTGACTGATATCCTATATAAAAG GGTCAGTGACGGTGATGATCTTTCCATGTCTGAGAGTGAAGTGGGAAGGTTGGCTGTCAGCATTGAGAAGGAGATGTTTAACCTTTATATGAACACTGATAACAAATACAAGAACAAGTACAGGTCCCTTATGTTCAATCTAAAGGACCCCAAAAACAAG GGCCTTTTCTATCGTGTGGTTGGTGGCGAGATCAGTCCTTTCAGATTGGTGAGACTGAGTCCAGAAGAACTTCTTTCCAAGGAGATGTCAGACTGGAGAAAATCAGAGATCTCTGAG AGTCTGGATGTGAGTGGGAGATCCCAGTCAGGACAGTCCAAAAGTGGTTCCAGACAGGAGGGTGCTCTCACAGATGTGGACATGGAGGAGGCCCCTCCTCCTATGTCTGATGGAGATGTATGTATGCCTGCCACTTCCCAATCTTCCCACTTGGCTTCTGCTGCT GACTCCCAGGAGGACACGTGGCCTACTTCTGCACCACAAGCCTCAGTCTCTACTGGCAAAGGCAGTTCAATGCCAGATATCTTCAGTAGTATGCTAAAAGACACCACAGCAGAGCACAGGGCTCATCTCTTTGACCTTAACTGCAAGATCTGTACAG GCCAGAAGTTGGCAGATGATGAGCCaccatctaaaaaaaacaaaatgtctgtGCCTAAAAAGCCAGAGCAATCTTTTAAGCCTAAATCAGAGCCAAGACCATCCAAATCCCCTGCTGATCTCCCTCAGGTTTCCTCTCTTTCTGGTCTTGAGACGCCCATGTCTGATTCTACATCTGTGGTGGAAGATCCAAGCAGTGTATTTCCTGTGGTTCATGCCTCAGTTCCTGCTGTTGTACCTGCAGTCTCTTCCGTTACAATAACTCGGAGGGATCCTCGTACTGCTGGTCACCGCTCATCTGTACCTCAGATAGTTCCTGATGCCGTTGTGCCAGCAAATATTCCTATCTCTGTTGAACCTGTGGTTGTAGAAGCAAAGGGACCTTTGCCTATGCCCCCTCCTGCCCCAGTGTCTATACCCAGACCTGTGATCCCGAAACCATCCTCTTATGGGTCCGGTACTGCCAG tgtgtcACAGCCCCCTCCTGAGGGTGAAACCGCTTTGTTCTTGTCTGGACAAGAGATGATGTGGAAAGGATTCATAAACATGCACTCTGTTGCCAAGTTTGTCACAAAAGCCTACTTGGTGTCAGGATCATTTGAACATATTAAGGAG GACTTGCCTGACACTATTCATATTGGTGGTAGAATATCACCACACACTGTATGGGATTATGTGGGAAAGCTGAAAACTTCACTTTCAAAA GAACTCAGTCTCATTCGTTTCCATCCAGCAACTGAAGAGGAGGAGGTGGCGTATGTGTCTCTGTTTTCTTATTTCAGTAGCCGTAAACGGTTTGGAGTTGTGGCAAACAGTAACAAGCGCATTAAAGACCTTTACCTCATCCCTCTGAGCTCAAAAGACCCACTTCCTGCGAAACTTCTGCCATTTGATGGACCAG gGCTAGAACCAGCTCGTCCAAATCTCCTTCTGGGGTTGTTAATTTGCCAGAAGGACAAGAAGCGTCCTGGAGCCCCTCTAGAGAATGAGGAAAAACGATCTAAGACTCTAAGAGACGATGAGACAGGCCTACCAAAACCATCCACTACtagtaaatctgaaataaaacaggaCAAAGTTCTTCGATCTAGTCTGGAAGCCATAAGGACAACTCCCCCAGGCACCCCTCCACCCCTCAGTGCCTCCGAGTCTTCAAGTTCTGTCTCAACTGTGTTTTCAATACTGTCCTCTGTGAAAGCACCTGGTGTCAGCACTACCACAGGCAGTAATTCTCCATCCTCCAATGTCTCAGCAGCATCTACGGGTTCTTCCACACCACTTCAAACTATCCTGAAAACACTTTTTGGCAAGAAGAAGCAAGATTCCGATGTCTCATTATCACCTTCAGATCAAAGTGCTGTCGACGTCTCTGTGCCTTCTGTATCCCTGTTAGATCCAATTGTACAGCAGTTTGCAATAACCAAGGGTAGAGAGGTACAAGTACAGGATGATAGACCATATGATCCTGAGGAAGAATATGACCCAGCTGTTGGCTATAGTACAGAAAATACCCATGATACAACAAAAGTAACTGCTGCAGTAAAGCAAGCAGAGGTCAACTCCGTGGTGGAAGATGTAGCTTATGACCCTGAGGATGACTCCCTTTTTGATGATGTTGATCCAAGTGCTAAGAAATTAACTGAGCATCAAAAGGTGcttgaagaaaaacagacagatgaaCAGAGGCACGAGGACCCAGTTCATCAACAAATACCAGAGACTTTGATTTCACAGCCTGTTACATCTCTGTTGGCTAACAGTCAACTGCTGCAGCTTGGTAAAAGGGTTGAAGAGTTGGTGGTAAAGAGTTCAGCTGCTCCAATTATTAACCAGAGAAGAGACCCAAGGCAGAGTAGAGACCCTAGACAGGCAGCTGCATGTAGAAGACAGACGTCTGATTCCACAGAAGGAGAGGAAGAATCTCCTCTTACTACAGGCAAACTATCTCCTCAACAAAGTACAGTGACTGAGACATCACCAACACAAGCATGCACAGTTGCAGACTCACAAACTGCACAGTTAGACACTACTGAGGATACATCAGTAGCAGAACCTTCTGCAACCACAGATATGCCCCTATTGCAAGTTACTGCCACCTTAGATTCAGTGCAGCCTGCCATCCAGCAGCCAGAAACATCCAAATCTGAAGAGGCGGGTGAGAGTGAAGAAGAAAGCAAAACTGAAGAGGTGCCTTTTCTTGATACAAAGAGTACAGAGGTTTCAATTCCGTTACTAGGGGAAAAGATTGACCCAGAGTTAGTTGAAAGCTACATGGAAAAAGAGCTTGAAGAGGAACCCAAAACAAAGGATGAACCCATTGAATCTGAGATCAAAAGTTTTGAGGAGGTTTGGCCTAATTCTGCCAGTATTTTAAAAGCTGATAAAGTTTCATCCATTGGACAGGCTGTTTTAAAAGCTGATCAGGTTTTATCCATTGGGAAGCCCATTGAGACCACTGCAACCACATATTATAACATTTCGACAATCAGTACTTCATCTACTTCTTTACACTCAGGAGTGCCACCAGATGGCATCCAAGACAACTCATCTTATATGGATTCTCACAGTTCCCATATACAGCACATACCAACAACAAACCCTGCTAACATTCCACCTCCAATGTCTTTTCCTCCTCCTATTGGCCCTCCACCTGTTCTTGGTCCACCTCCCATCCAAGGCCCACCAATGACTGTTCCACCACCTATGCATCTCCCTCCTCCAATGTCAGGTCCACTGCCAATACAGATTCCCCCAATTCAAGGTCCACCTCCTCACCTTGGGGATAGTGATCATTCTCAGTATCAACCACCTGGATCGTATACGCCTTTCCAGAATCAATGGGGTAGCAGTTCTCAGTTTGATGCTGCTCCAAGAGGTCCACCACCTCCTAATTTTACACCAAGAGGACTACCTCTATTCCAGCCAATGGGTCAGAGAGGTCCCCCTCCTCAGATATTTGACAATTCCATGAATTCAATGCCCCCTCAGCATATTGGACCAAGAGGCCCACCTGCAGGGCCTCTACCACCTGGGCCCCCTCCCAGCTTTGATGCACAAAGGTTTAATGGGCCTCCACCACCTTTTAACTTCTCTGCACCCAGGGGTCCACCGCTACCATTTCCTGGTCCCCCTCCAAATCACTTTGATAATAGAGCACCACCACCATCCCACTTCCCTGGTCAGAGAGGTCCACCTCCACTTCATAACATTGGGGATCATGGCCCTCCATCTAATATGTCAAGAGGGCCTGGTGATCAATTTGAAGATGGTGGAAACTCTTATCATCAAGGATTAGAGAAGCCCCAGATACCTTCACAAGGGCCTCCTTTTAGGGGACCACCACCAAACCACTTTGATGGACGAAGGGGACCCCCTGGACCTTCAGGTGACATGTCGGGACAGCGATTTCCACCTCCAAACCAATTCCGTGGTTCACCTCAACATAGGGGATCATTTGAGGAATCACGGGGAACTTCACCTCAAGACTTTGAAAGGCACCGGGGACCATCAGTGCAGCAGTTTGGTGGCCCGAGAGGTCTACCACCAGGACATTATGATAAGGAACCTGTTAGTCAGCCAGCACGATTTAACTACAATGATGACAATCCAGGTGATGTTCGAGATGTTAGACCTGTTCGTGGACCTCTGCTTCCAACACCCCCTGAAGGTCCCATTCCAATACAGGGCCGTATAGGTGGACACAGCCCAGACACCCACCGTGATGACCACTGGAGACGGCACTCCCCTGAAATGAGGAGGCGAAGCTGTTCCTCCCGAGATAGTTCAGAGCCACATAACCGTTCAAGTAGATTTGATGGTGGTTTACGTGACAGAGATGCCTCCTCAAGGTTGTCTGAAGAGAGACAGCGGGATTTGTCTGAAGATAGGAGAAGAGACCGAGATAGAGAAGGTGGCCATGGTGGACGATCATGGGGCTGGAACAGGGAGCACGAGTATGACCGGGGCAGAGAAAGGGATCGTGAAAGAGATCGTGAAAGAGATCGGAGCAGGGAAAGAGATAGGGGCCGGGGCCGCAGCAAGGAAAGGGAGAGAGAACACAGTAGAGAGCGGGATCGCAGTAGAGGCAGAGAATCTGACCGATACAGAGATGGAGATGGAGACAAGAGGAGTGACCGGGATCGAGACAGAGACCGCGGCAGGGAGAGAGATCAAGACCGAAAAGACCATGACCGAGACAGAGCAaagaacagagacagagaaagagaccgTGACAGAGATCGAGACAACAGGGACAGGAGAAGAGAGCGCTCAAGGAGTCGTGAACGAGAACGTGGAAAAGATCGTGACAGAAGAGATCGTGATCGAGAACGTGACAAAGACAGAGgcaaggaaaaagaaagagacagacgGGACAGAAGCAGGAGCAAGGAAAAGAAAGATGACAAAAAAGAAAGATCTGACAGCTCAAGGGCAAAGTCTACAGAATCTGAAAACCCATCATGA